The following proteins are co-located in the Campylobacter concisus genome:
- the mrdA gene encoding penicillin-binding protein 2 codes for MRMRIVFSVIALFWIILLGRIYHLSINSNTYYNEIAEQNAIKTIYIPPVRGIIFDAHDKPMAVNRLGFSVSIRPHLSANKKVKILDDELAYIGSLFSDLNVTKLKNEYIKNDSAYNQDFINVVEFIDYDKFLPFFASLSLRENLEIRPASKRHYPYNDLASHIIGYVGRANQKDIDNDPLTKLTNYIGRSGVERFYNPILQGIQGFKKIKVNALNEEIEQINYQAPQSQNIKLAVDLELQQFMADVFGKDAGSVIVMSLKDGAIIAAGSFPEYDLNPFVLGISQPEWEELVKNVDHPFTNKLINGLYPPGSVVKMGMALAFLDNGMSKYDSFFCSGSYELGGRKFRCWNSHGHGNVNMNTAIRESCDDYFYKGSQKIGIDAIVPILERMGFGRKTEVDLPNEFVGTLPSREWKMRKYGKAWFQGETLITSIGQGNFLVTPMQVAKYTAGLATGLNVTPHFLKSIDGKDVDFTPTDDAFTPFEKSQLPAIRHAMYEVANHPRGTANRHFIGSLVKVAAKTGTAQVVGISQTEKKRMKEEDMAYLQRSHAWMTTYAPYEDPQYVITMVIEHGGHGGSAAGPKIAQIYNKLVEMGYINLEKIQSDQNKKQDNKKK; via the coding sequence ATGAGGATGCGCATCGTCTTTAGTGTGATCGCTCTTTTTTGGATTATACTTTTGGGACGAATTTATCACCTAAGCATCAACTCAAATACTTACTACAACGAGATTGCAGAACAAAACGCAATAAAGACTATTTATATTCCGCCAGTTAGGGGTATTATTTTCGACGCACATGATAAGCCAATGGCTGTTAATCGTCTTGGCTTTTCAGTATCCATTAGACCTCACTTAAGTGCTAATAAAAAGGTAAAAATTTTAGATGATGAGCTAGCTTACATTGGCTCGCTATTTAGCGATCTAAATGTTACAAAGCTTAAAAATGAATACATAAAAAATGACTCAGCTTACAACCAGGATTTTATAAATGTGGTCGAATTTATTGATTATGATAAATTTTTACCATTTTTTGCATCACTTTCTTTGCGTGAAAATTTAGAGATAAGGCCTGCTTCAAAACGCCACTATCCGTATAACGATCTGGCTTCTCACATCATCGGCTACGTTGGCAGGGCAAATCAAAAAGATATAGATAATGATCCTTTGACAAAACTTACAAACTACATCGGAAGAAGTGGTGTGGAGCGGTTTTATAATCCGATCTTACAAGGAATTCAAGGGTTTAAAAAGATAAAGGTAAATGCCTTAAATGAAGAGATCGAGCAGATAAACTATCAAGCGCCACAAAGTCAAAATATCAAGCTTGCAGTCGATCTTGAGCTTCAGCAGTTTATGGCTGATGTCTTTGGCAAGGACGCAGGAAGTGTCATAGTTATGAGTCTAAAAGACGGTGCTATCATAGCTGCTGGTAGCTTTCCAGAGTATGATCTAAATCCATTTGTACTTGGAATTTCTCAGCCTGAATGGGAAGAGCTTGTAAAAAACGTCGATCATCCTTTTACAAATAAGCTAATAAACGGCCTTTATCCGCCAGGTTCTGTCGTAAAAATGGGTATGGCGCTAGCGTTTTTGGATAATGGCATGAGTAAATACGATAGCTTTTTTTGTAGTGGCTCGTATGAGCTTGGAGGACGTAAATTTCGCTGCTGGAACTCTCACGGACATGGAAATGTTAATATGAATACGGCAATTAGAGAGAGCTGTGATGATTATTTTTATAAAGGTAGTCAAAAGATAGGGATCGACGCTATTGTGCCGATACTTGAGCGTATGGGATTTGGTAGAAAAACCGAGGTTGATTTGCCAAATGAGTTTGTGGGGACTTTGCCAAGTAGAGAGTGGAAGATGAGGAAGTATGGCAAAGCGTGGTTTCAAGGTGAGACCCTCATCACCTCTATCGGACAGGGAAATTTCTTGGTCACGCCTATGCAAGTGGCAAAATATACAGCAGGCCTTGCAACTGGGCTAAATGTGACTCCACATTTTTTAAAGAGCATTGATGGTAAGGATGTTGATTTTACACCAACAGACGATGCTTTTACGCCGTTTGAAAAATCACAGTTACCAGCCATTAGGCATGCAATGTACGAAGTGGCAAATCACCCAAGAGGTACGGCAAATAGGCATTTTATTGGAAGCCTAGTTAAAGTTGCTGCAAAGACCGGTACTGCTCAGGTCGTTGGAATTTCTCAAACCGAAAAGAAGCGTATGAAAGAAGAAGATATGGCGTATTTGCAAAGATCCCATGCATGGATGACTACATATGCGCCTTATGAAGATCCGCAATATGTCATTACAATGGTTATCGAGCATGGTGGCCATGGCGGAAGTGCGGCTGGGCCAAAAATCGCTCAAATTTATAATAAACTCGTTGAAATGGGATATATAAATTTAGAAAAAATCCAAAGCGATCAAAATAAAAAACAAGACAATAAGAAAAAATAA
- the yihA gene encoding ribosome biogenesis GTP-binding protein YihA/YsxC: MIRPLSAKFITSSPSIKEAPSFVTSEVVFLGRSNVGKSSLINTLVNQKNLAKSSSTPGKTQLINFFEAEFCEQKNEQEEKDKFKLILVDLPGFGYAKVAKSKHDEWRKNLDEFLKFRSDIRLFIHLIDARHFDLDIDVNVDAYLKSFLRADQKILNLYTKSDKLNQSQKSAVMKFDPSGILVSTLNKSGIEKAREAIINNALGR; the protein is encoded by the coding sequence GTGATAAGGCCACTAAGTGCTAAATTTATCACATCAAGTCCAAGTATAAAAGAGGCTCCAAGCTTCGTAACAAGCGAAGTTGTCTTTTTGGGTAGATCAAATGTTGGTAAAAGCAGCCTCATAAATACACTTGTAAATCAAAAAAATCTAGCCAAAAGCTCATCGACACCAGGCAAAACTCAGCTTATAAATTTTTTTGAGGCCGAGTTTTGTGAGCAAAAAAATGAGCAGGAAGAAAAAGATAAATTTAAGCTCATTTTGGTTGATTTGCCAGGCTTTGGCTATGCAAAAGTGGCAAAGTCAAAGCATGATGAATGGCGTAAAAATTTAGATGAGTTTTTGAAATTTAGAAGCGATATAAGGCTTTTTATACATCTAATTGATGCTAGACATTTTGATTTAGATATAGACGTAAATGTGGATGCTTATCTAAAAAGCTTTTTAAGAGCTGATCAGAAAATTTTAAATTTATATACAAAAAGCGATAAGCTAAATCAAAGCCAAAAGAGTGCGGTAATGAAATTTGATCCAAGCGGCATCTTGGTCTCAACTCTTAATAAAAGTGGTATCGAAAAGGCTAGAGAAGCCATCATAAATAACGCTCTTGGTAGATAA
- the lptA gene encoding lipopolysaccharide transport periplasmic protein LptA has translation MGRRKSAILAMILGFTFLNAEQVEITSNDFFADENKQTSEFIGNVNIKKGSFDELKADKVVVYFDKKRQPIKYVATGNARAKIFIKDKHYDGKGNTLIYEPAKQIYTVSGNGYLHEVETDKNVYGEKIVVNQKDGTYSVNSDEKKPVKFIFQVEEKDK, from the coding sequence ATGGGTAGAAGAAAATCAGCGATTTTAGCGATGATATTGGGTTTTACATTTTTAAATGCAGAGCAAGTTGAAATCACATCAAATGATTTTTTTGCAGATGAGAATAAGCAAACTAGTGAATTTATAGGTAATGTAAATATCAAAAAGGGTTCATTTGATGAGCTTAAGGCAGATAAAGTGGTTGTCTATTTTGACAAAAAACGTCAACCTATAAAATATGTAGCCACTGGCAATGCTAGAGCTAAAATTTTTATAAAAGATAAGCACTACGACGGCAAAGGCAATACTCTTATATACGAGCCAGCAAAACAGATCTATACTGTTAGTGGAAATGGCTATTTGCATGAGGTAGAAACTGATAAAAATGTTTATGGTGAAAAGATCGTTGTCAATCAAAAAGATGGCACATATAGCGTAAACAGTGATGAGAAAAAACCTGTTAAATTTATCTTTCAGGTAGAGGAAAAAGATAAGTGA
- a CDS encoding LPS export ABC transporter periplasmic protein LptC, protein MVEALVVKIFYFVVAIFSVVMIFLAAQDPYLANVLKIDTKISNMQINDVIDYEINSTKISGVYEADELNRYNDKDEFLSFKAKILRGNLKHFLSSDKAISQNDEIIFQKNANYENNDSLRFISDEVIYGTKTKIVRSEANFTLIRNNDKALGESGSYDLGKKQMQVKGLRAWVEENQRF, encoded by the coding sequence GTGGTCGAAGCGTTGGTTGTAAAAATTTTCTACTTCGTCGTGGCAATTTTTAGTGTCGTGATGATATTTTTGGCAGCTCAAGATCCATACCTTGCAAATGTTTTAAAGATCGATACAAAGATATCAAATATGCAGATAAATGATGTGATAGATTATGAGATAAATTCCACGAAAATAAGCGGAGTCTACGAGGCTGATGAGCTAAATAGATACAATGATAAAGATGAATTTTTGAGTTTTAAAGCAAAAATTTTAAGAGGAAATTTAAAACATTTTCTAAGCTCAGACAAAGCAATCTCACAAAATGACGAAATCATTTTTCAAAAGAATGCGAACTATGAAAACAACGATAGTTTGAGATTTATAAGTGACGAAGTGATATATGGAACAAAAACAAAAATAGTAAGATCTGAAGCAAATTTCACGCTCATAAGAAATAATGATAAGGCACTGGGTGAGAGTGGAAGCTATGATCTTGGCAAAAAACAAATGCAGGTAAAAGGGTTAAGGGCATGGGTAGAAGAAAATCAGCGATTTTAG
- a CDS encoding KdsC family phosphatase, with the protein MIEIIFLDIDGCLTDGKIIYNANGEELKFFDVKDGYAIESWLKLGKKVAIITGRKSAIVERRAEDLKINHVYQGVGDKFEVASEILKFEGLSFKNAAAIGDDYNDYKILNAVAWSFKPKDAIKELDVKTKLKHKGGNGAVREMIELIIKSENLYDEWSKRWL; encoded by the coding sequence ATGATAGAGATTATTTTTTTAGATATTGATGGGTGCCTAACTGATGGCAAGATCATCTACAATGCAAATGGTGAAGAGCTTAAATTTTTTGATGTAAAAGATGGCTACGCGATAGAAAGCTGGCTAAAACTTGGCAAAAAAGTAGCTATCATCACTGGCAGAAAGTCAGCCATCGTTGAGCGAAGAGCTGAAGATCTAAAGATAAATCACGTCTATCAAGGTGTTGGTGATAAATTTGAAGTGGCGAGTGAGATATTAAAATTTGAAGGGCTTAGCTTTAAAAACGCAGCAGCTATCGGCGATGACTACAATGACTATAAAATTTTAAATGCAGTTGCTTGGAGCTTTAAGCCAAAAGATGCGATAAAAGAGCTTGACGTAAAGACAAAGTTAAAGCACAAAGGTGGCAATGGCGCGGTTAGAGAGATGATCGAGCTTATTATAAAATCAGAAAATTTATATGACGAGTGGTCGAAGCGTTGGTTGTAA
- the hisB gene encoding imidazoleglycerol-phosphate dehydratase HisB: MLELTRNTKETQISMKLKIYGSGVAKIDTGIGFFDHMLEAFTKHSLLDLEISCKGDTHVDFHHSVEDVGIVLGQLLKEALYPVSGVERFGEASVVMDEAAVFCALDLSNRAYLVYENFNENAKVGEFDTELVEEFFRAVAINSAITLHLNQIRGKNTHHIIEATFKSFAVALRRALAKNARIGTPSTKGVL, encoded by the coding sequence ATTTTAGAACTAACTAGAAATACAAAAGAGACACAAATCTCAATGAAACTTAAAATTTATGGCTCTGGTGTTGCAAAGATAGATACTGGCATTGGTTTTTTTGACCATATGCTTGAAGCTTTTACAAAGCATTCTTTGCTCGATCTTGAAATTTCATGCAAGGGCGATACCCATGTTGATTTTCATCATAGCGTTGAGGATGTCGGCATAGTTTTGGGTCAGCTTTTAAAAGAGGCCTTGTATCCTGTAAGTGGCGTTGAGAGATTTGGCGAAGCAAGCGTTGTTATGGATGAGGCAGCTGTTTTTTGTGCGCTAGATCTTAGCAACAGAGCCTACCTTGTCTATGAAAATTTTAATGAAAATGCCAAAGTTGGCGAGTTTGACACTGAGCTTGTGGAGGAGTTTTTTAGGGCAGTTGCTATAAATTCAGCCATCACGCTTCATCTAAATCAAATTCGCGGTAAAAACACTCACCACATCATCGAAGCAACGTTTAAATCATTTGCCGTTGCACTTCGTAGAGCACTTGCTAAAAACGCAAGGATAGGCACACCAAGCACAAAGGGTGTTTTATGA
- a CDS encoding septal ring lytic transglycosylase RlpA family protein, which translates to MSYHKSLKFYIGLSFTLLVTGCSWNGAPFTPSGPTNVKGNNSASIQKATMRPYTINGKTYYPTVVSVGDKASGTASWYGPNFHGKTTSNGEIYNMYNMTAAHKTLPMNTILKVTNLRNQKSVIVRVNDRGPFVADRVLDLSKAAATKLDIIGTGTAPVSMEVIGFNEDINAVASINTQAKPTSTGIKVPNPVSPTAPTGGIIISSEQRVVGGDFMVQIGSFKNLEGANRYQREHQSIDGYKSVVKTFTIDGSTIYRVFLNGFRSEDEARDYARSGKFQGAFIVRG; encoded by the coding sequence TTGTCATACCATAAGAGCCTAAAATTTTATATAGGACTAAGTTTTACTCTTCTAGTTACTGGTTGCTCTTGGAATGGGGCACCATTTACACCAAGTGGCCCAACTAATGTAAAGGGCAATAACTCAGCTTCTATCCAAAAAGCAACAATGAGGCCTTACACGATAAATGGCAAAACATACTACCCAACCGTTGTAAGCGTTGGTGATAAGGCAAGTGGTACGGCAAGCTGGTATGGTCCAAATTTTCATGGCAAAACAACCTCAAACGGCGAAATCTATAATATGTACAACATGACTGCAGCACACAAAACTTTGCCGATGAATACGATCCTTAAAGTAACAAATTTAAGAAATCAAAAAAGCGTCATTGTTCGCGTAAATGATCGTGGACCTTTTGTGGCTGATAGAGTTTTAGACCTTTCAAAGGCGGCTGCAACTAAACTTGATATTATCGGTACAGGCACAGCTCCAGTCAGTATGGAAGTCATAGGCTTTAATGAAGATATAAATGCTGTTGCAAGCATTAATACTCAAGCAAAACCAACAAGTACTGGCATAAAAGTGCCAAATCCAGTCTCTCCAACAGCTCCAACTGGAGGCATTATTATTTCGTCAGAGCAACGAGTCGTAGGTGGAGATTTTATGGTGCAAATTGGCTCATTTAAAAACCTTGAGGGCGCAAACAGATATCAAAGAGAGCATCAAAGCATAGATGGCTATAAGTCGGTAGTTAAGACATTTACTATAGATGGATCTACCATTTATAGAGTATTTTTAAATGGCTTTAGAAGTGAGGACGAGGCCAGGGATTATGCAAGAAGCGGTAAATTCCAAGGTGCATTTATAGTAAGAGGTTAG
- a CDS encoding lytic transglycosylase domain-containing protein — MKAMLKIFLMFACSTLLLANTPEKSSYDTQVKILKELDIDASFMKTSHYAKMRQGIKQSQLETFTEALKNGYMYIPMVKDQIKKSGVPESFFYLAMIESGFSNHTVSNAKATGMWQFMEQTARLHGLKVGQYVDERKDPVESTIAATNYLKSLKNQFGKWYLAAMAYNCGDGALKRAIQKAGTDDLVTLLDAEKKYLPAETRNFVIKILRAAYTAKDADFLMSKDSSLLNINGGLKLVKVKVPGGTNLAQIGDSIGLSTKKMKNNNPHLKFVFTPPTLKDYYVYIPENKKQLFAENFKPFNGKNNFYAYVVKKGETLLSISKKTGVSHRAIKDYNELSTNAVSYNQKLIIPFSAQNKSQNYIVQTGDTIASLSKKFNVSEKDLKDANSFASSNLNVGANIVIP, encoded by the coding sequence ATGAAAGCAATGCTTAAAATATTTTTAATGTTTGCATGTAGTACCTTGCTACTAGCAAATACACCTGAAAAAAGCTCATACGATACTCAGGTAAAAATTTTAAAAGAGCTGGACATTGATGCTAGCTTTATGAAGACTTCTCACTATGCAAAGATGAGACAAGGTATCAAACAATCACAACTTGAAACATTTACAGAAGCTCTAAAAAATGGTTATATGTATATACCAATGGTAAAAGATCAGATCAAAAAATCAGGCGTACCTGAGTCATTCTTTTATCTAGCTATGATAGAATCAGGCTTTTCAAATCACACAGTCTCAAATGCAAAAGCTACTGGCATGTGGCAGTTTATGGAGCAAACGGCTAGACTTCATGGTTTAAAAGTGGGTCAATATGTAGATGAGAGAAAAGATCCCGTAGAGTCTACTATTGCAGCAACAAATTATCTAAAGTCGCTTAAAAATCAATTTGGCAAATGGTATCTAGCAGCTATGGCCTATAACTGCGGCGATGGTGCGTTAAAAAGAGCTATACAAAAAGCTGGTACAGATGACCTTGTAACGCTTCTTGACGCGGAGAAAAAATACCTTCCAGCCGAAACTAGAAATTTTGTTATTAAAATTTTAAGAGCAGCATATACCGCAAAAGACGCGGACTTCTTAATGTCTAAGGATTCATCTTTATTAAACATAAATGGTGGCCTTAAGCTTGTAAAAGTAAAAGTTCCAGGCGGTACAAATTTGGCTCAAATAGGCGATAGTATCGGTCTTAGTACAAAAAAGATGAAAAATAACAACCCGCATTTAAAATTTGTATTTACTCCACCAACTCTAAAAGATTATTATGTTTATATCCCTGAAAACAAAAAACAACTTTTTGCAGAAAATTTCAAGCCATTTAATGGTAAAAATAATTTTTATGCCTATGTCGTAAAAAAAGGCGAAACACTACTTTCTATCTCTAAAAAAACAGGTGTTAGCCATAGAGCGATCAAAGACTACAACGAGCTTAGCACAAATGCCGTAAGCTATAATCAAAAACTAATTATTCCATTTTCCGCACAAAATAAATCTCAAAACTATATAGTCCAAACTGGTGATACGATAGCTTCTTTATCTAAGAAATTTAATGTGAGCGAAAAAGATTTAAAAGATGCAAATTCTTTTGCTAGTTCAAATTTAAATGTTGGAGCAAATATTGTCATACCATAA
- a CDS encoding TatD family hydrolase, producing MIIDTHCHLDSKIYDPDLDKILDEARNLGLKGFIIPGADINDLPKAVKISHENSDIFFAAGVHPYDKESFSIELLRNFAKDEKCVAIGECGLDYFRLPKDENEKIKEKEDQKRIFLAQLDLAVELKKPVILHIREANEDSFSILKEYAPKLEAGAILHCYNASPLLLELCKFGNFYFGIGGVLTFKNAKNLVEILPKIPFDRIVIETDAPYLTPEPNRGKRNEPAFTTFVAKKIAEILNLEFEVVCEKTSNNAKRLFKCFA from the coding sequence ATGATTATAGATACGCATTGTCATTTGGATAGTAAAATTTACGATCCTGACCTTGATAAAATTTTAGATGAAGCTAGAAATTTAGGGCTAAAAGGCTTTATTATCCCAGGGGCTGATATCAATGATTTACCAAAAGCAGTTAAAATATCGCACGAAAACAGCGATATTTTCTTTGCTGCTGGAGTTCATCCATATGATAAAGAGAGTTTTAGCATTGAACTTTTAAGAAATTTTGCTAAAGATGAAAAGTGTGTGGCGATTGGCGAATGCGGTCTTGACTACTTTCGCTTACCAAAAGATGAAAATGAAAAGATAAAAGAAAAAGAGGATCAAAAACGTATTTTTTTAGCTCAACTTGATTTAGCTGTTGAGTTAAAAAAACCCGTTATTCTTCACATTAGGGAGGCTAATGAGGACTCTTTTAGTATCTTAAAAGAGTATGCACCAAAGCTTGAAGCTGGAGCGATTTTGCATTGTTATAATGCTTCGCCACTTCTTTTAGAGCTTTGTAAATTTGGGAATTTTTACTTTGGTATAGGCGGTGTTTTAACATTTAAAAATGCTAAAAATTTAGTCGAAATTTTGCCAAAAATCCCATTTGATAGGATAGTTATTGAAACTGACGCTCCTTATCTCACGCCAGAACCAAATCGCGGCAAGAGAAATGAGCCGGCGTTTACGACATTTGTTGCTAAAAAGATAGCTGAAATTTTAAACCTTGAGTTTGAAGTTGTTTGTGAAAAAACTTCAAATAATGCCAAAAGGTTGTTTAAGTGCTTTGCTTAA
- a CDS encoding diguanylate cyclase, translated as MERILVVDDNKALAKLIVMQMEKTIDEMAIDVAYSFAEAQMLINEHDKDYFMTILDLNLPDAPNGEIVDYALSKGLSAIVLTGSIDDETRQNFINKDIVDYVYKGNMDDINYIFQMINRLSKNRQYKVLVVEDSLPFRNMIKKILTSLQFKVLAAAHGEEAMSYFADNPDINLIITDYRMPVKDGLEVLKEVRKEKDKNSLGVIVMTSPSEKTDASIFLKNGASDFIAKPFSKEELICRVNNTIEAMENINKIANFANRDFLTGVYNRRFFYSDVEEYIQAAEETNEPYAFAMIDVDYFKKINDTYGHDGGDKVLKSIAKILNDNTKGSDIVARFGGEEFCVVLKKISQEEAVKFFVNLRAKVAENEVVIKKQKIRVTISIGVSFGNGHCEIDDMLEACDSALYTAKENGRNRVEIGL; from the coding sequence ATGGAAAGAATCCTTGTAGTTGATGATAATAAGGCATTAGCAAAGCTGATTGTTATGCAAATGGAAAAGACTATTGATGAGATGGCAATTGATGTCGCATATAGTTTTGCCGAGGCTCAAATGCTAATTAATGAGCATGATAAAGATTATTTTATGACTATTTTGGATTTAAATTTGCCAGATGCTCCAAATGGCGAGATCGTTGATTATGCACTTTCCAAAGGACTTTCAGCTATTGTTTTAACAGGTAGCATTGATGATGAAACAAGGCAAAATTTTATAAATAAAGATATTGTTGATTATGTTTATAAAGGGAATATGGACGATATCAACTATATCTTTCAAATGATAAATAGACTGAGTAAAAATAGACAATACAAGGTTTTGGTAGTTGAAGACTCGCTTCCTTTTAGAAATATGATAAAAAAGATATTAACTAGCCTTCAGTTTAAAGTTTTGGCTGCAGCTCATGGCGAAGAGGCAATGAGTTATTTTGCAGATAATCCTGATATAAATCTTATAATAACTGATTATAGAATGCCAGTCAAAGATGGCCTTGAAGTTTTAAAAGAGGTTAGAAAAGAAAAAGATAAAAATAGTCTTGGCGTAATCGTTATGACATCTCCTAGCGAAAAGACTGACGCATCAATATTTTTAAAAAATGGTGCGAGTGATTTTATAGCAAAACCATTTTCAAAAGAAGAGCTAATATGTCGTGTCAATAATACGATTGAAGCGATGGAAAATATAAATAAGATAGCAAATTTTGCAAATCGTGACTTCTTGACTGGGGTTTATAATAGAAGATTTTTTTATTCCGACGTGGAAGAGTATATCCAAGCAGCTGAAGAGACCAATGAGCCTTATGCTTTTGCAATGATTGATGTTGATTATTTTAAGAAGATAAATGATACATATGGCCATGATGGTGGAGATAAGGTACTAAAATCAATCGCAAAAATTTTAAATGACAATACAAAAGGAAGTGACATCGTTGCTAGATTTGGTGGCGAAGAGTTTTGCGTTGTGCTTAAAAAGATAAGCCAAGAAGAAGCTGTTAAATTTTTTGTAAATTTACGAGCCAAAGTGGCTGAAAATGAAGTAGTTATAAAAAAACAAAAAATAAGAGTGACCATATCTATAGGTGTATCTTTTGGCAATGGGCATTGTGAGATAGATGATATGCTTGAAGCTTGCGATTCGGCACTTTACACCGCAAAAGAAAATGGTAGAAATAGAGTAGAAATAGGTTTATGA
- a CDS encoding AAA family ATPase has translation MIDRILIKDYLNFKNVELNFKEGLSVFTGVSGAGKSVLMSAIMAVFGLKDSEARLIEADVEHKFELDEFGIENEEVNIFKLLKDKSTRYFINQQAISKKNLAQVAREHIKYLSAKEANEFENEKFLNLLDRLEISKNEKFKEIKQEFEEAFLEFSKISKELATIKEEEKKVEELKELASFEIEKIRSVGPKKGEFEELMETKKRLSKKDKINEAWARAERIFELEHSVNEALSISDLDNGFFEDAMNELRVARDSLNMEELDDIDVESVLDRIEALNAIIRRYGSEEEALEALDKKEKELARYENLSFEKSELEKKFEILSKKANELASILSKARSVNLKELESMINSYLKELYMPDITLSIEAKKLDILGVDEICLNLNETSLKNLSSGELNRLRLAFIAASSEITKTGGDVIILDEIDANLSGKEAMSIANVLLKLANFYQIFAISHQPQLSSKANSHFLVERHGENSVVSELDKDERVSELARMISGEHISEEAINFAKGLLK, from the coding sequence ATGATTGATCGAATTTTGATTAAAGATTATCTAAATTTTAAAAATGTCGAGCTAAATTTTAAAGAGGGCCTTAGCGTATTTACGGGTGTTAGTGGCGCTGGTAAGTCGGTGCTAATGAGCGCAATAATGGCTGTTTTTGGGCTAAAAGATAGCGAGGCAAGGCTCATTGAGGCTGACGTGGAGCATAAATTTGAGCTTGATGAGTTTGGCATAGAAAACGAAGAGGTCAATATTTTCAAGCTTTTAAAAGATAAAAGCACGAGATATTTTATAAACCAACAAGCCATCTCAAAGAAAAATTTAGCCCAAGTGGCGCGCGAGCACATCAAATATCTCTCGGCAAAAGAGGCAAATGAATTTGAAAATGAGAAATTTCTAAATTTGCTTGATAGGCTAGAAATTTCAAAAAATGAGAAATTTAAAGAGATAAAGCAGGAATTTGAAGAAGCGTTTTTGGAATTTTCTAAAATTTCAAAAGAGCTAGCCACTATAAAAGAGGAAGAGAAAAAGGTCGAGGAGCTAAAGGAGCTTGCTAGCTTTGAGATCGAGAAGATAAGAAGTGTTGGGCCTAAAAAAGGTGAGTTTGAAGAGCTTATGGAGACTAAAAAGAGGCTTAGTAAAAAGGATAAGATAAATGAGGCGTGGGCTAGGGCTGAGCGGATATTTGAGCTAGAGCACAGCGTAAATGAGGCGCTAAGCATCAGCGACCTTGACAATGGCTTTTTTGAAGATGCAATGAACGAGCTAAGGGTCGCAAGAGATAGCCTAAATATGGAGGAGCTTGACGATATCGACGTGGAGAGCGTGCTTGATAGGATAGAGGCTCTTAATGCTATCATTAGAAGATACGGCAGCGAGGAAGAGGCATTAGAAGCGCTTGATAAAAAGGAAAAAGAGCTTGCCAGATATGAAAATTTAAGCTTTGAAAAGAGCGAGCTAGAGAAGAAATTTGAAATTTTAAGCAAAAAGGCAAATGAGCTAGCTAGCATCTTAAGCAAGGCAAGGAGCGTAAATTTAAAAGAGCTTGAGAGTATGATAAATTCATATTTAAAAGAGCTTTATATGCCAGATATTACGCTGAGTATTGAGGCTAAAAAGCTTGATATTTTGGGCGTTGATGAGATTTGTCTAAATTTAAATGAGACTTCGCTTAAAAATTTAAGCTCAGGCGAGCTAAACCGCCTAAGACTGGCCTTCATAGCTGCCTCTAGCGAGATCACAAAAACTGGCGGTGATGTCATTATTTTAGATGAAATAGATGCAAATTTAAGCGGAAAAGAGGCGATGAGTATCGCAAATGTTTTGCTTAAGCTTGCAAATTTTTATCAAATTTTTGCCATTTCACATCAGCCGCAGCTCAGCTCAAAGGCAAATTCACACTTTTTAGTGGAGCGTCATGGAGAAAACTCGGTCGTAAGTGAGCTTGATAAAGATGAACGAGTGAGCGAATTAGCACGTATGATAAGCGGTGAGCACATAAGTGAAGAGGCAATAAATTTTGCGAAAGGGCTTTTAAAGTAG